A window from Drosophila miranda strain MSH22 chromosome Y unlocalized genomic scaffold, D.miranda_PacBio2.1 Contig_Y2_pilon, whole genome shotgun sequence encodes these proteins:
- the LOC117192795 gene encoding uncharacterized protein LOC117192795 gives MPCDKDRKVAVGFKDPKEESEVRRAPRISPSRSLRQRDELRRSEPPSQRSADQAQGARRRNSRLRVKERMRICVYTAASSSHGRAMGGRWKNCQEPTPTGGRQRAPNCRRARHSPRRHRGHNELEAAGSHQPRSKRRRGPNTRAPADRLIAPQHCGLRTRRVSVACGDGDLSRQSGKRFGSDGPANMSWGCKFGANGTSSNRRTSRNETSSSRTTEDNLPPQEWLVGRVIATHAGEDGMVRVVEIRTSTGVVFRRPIHKLAPLPMC, from the exons ATGCCCTGCGATAAAGACAGGAAAGTAGCAGTTGGATTCAAAGATCCAAAAGAGGAATCAGAG GTTCGTCGGGCGCCGAGGATATCCCCAAGTCGTTCATTGCGACAACGGGACGAACTTCGTCGGAGCGAGCCGCCATCTCAGCGCTCTGCGGATCAGGCTCAAGGAGCAAGGAGACGCAATTCGCGACTTCGCGTCAAAGAACGGATGCGAATTTGCGTTTATACCGCCGCGAGCTCCTCACATGGGAGGGCTATGGGAGGCAGGTGGAAAAACTGCCAAGagcctactcctacgggcggTAGGCAGCGCGCTCCTAACTGCCGAAGAGCTCGCCACAGTCCTCGTCGGCATCGAGGCCATAATGAACTCGAGGCCGCTGGGAGCCATCAGCCAAGATCCAAGCGACGGCGAGGCCCTAACacccgggcacctgctgacaggctCATCGCCCCCCAGCACTGCGGACTCCGGACCAGGAGAGTCTCAGTTGCTTGCGGCGATGGCGACTTGTCTCGTCAGTCAGGCAAGCGTTttggcagcgatggtcccgCGAATATGTCCTGGGGCTGCAAATTCGGGGCAAatggcaccagcagcaaccgCCGAACCTCGAGGAATGAGACCTCGTCATCGAGGACCACCGAGGACAATCTGCCGCCTCAGGAGTGGCTCGTGGGGAGGGTCATCGCCACGCACGCTGGAGAGGACGGCATGGTCAGGGTCGTCGAAATAAGGACTAGCACTGGAGTGGTTTTTCGGCGGCCCATACACAAATTAGCGCCGCTCCCAATGTGTTGA